In Sphaeramia orbicularis chromosome 12, fSphaOr1.1, whole genome shotgun sequence, the following proteins share a genomic window:
- the camsap1a gene encoding calmodulin-regulated spectrin-associated protein 1a isoform X13, whose amino-acid sequence MDVEVNAGRDSTWRGAGQPGDAGGGDGGGMEVQVVPLELYDSARAKIAANLRWLFAKAYGIDHIPADLRDPFYTDQYEQEHIKPPIIRLLLSAELYCRVCGLILHAEHAASLQSHLSVIQALSRKGIYVLETDNSPVSDLDLSSAPIKMSSHIHLIDALMMAYTVEMLSIEKVVSSVKRFSNFSASKELPFDLEDAMVFWINKVNMKMREITEKELKMKQHLLESPSHQKSPSKWYWKLVPVRYRRDHLSGRNLQHFPLLDDLLKDVCDGAALLAVIHFYCPEVIRLEDICLKEVPSIADSIYNIQLLQEFSDEYLNKCFYLQSEDMLYSPPVLKSNVMVFIAELFWWFEIVKPDFVQPRDLQEIRDVRLLLQPKSSRSHVPISNATKRSFLTSSSSAETLTPPKSPDLSSKPGSSSPSLLQLRQKQQRVAEQDTSELRNRPSSVTRVDGQHQGPVHAWPERRQRPLSQPVPYALHYPLEEDADSISLARSISKDSLASNILSITPKHMLGAGPHLPQHRLSGHSLLGHIRIEDEEEEREEEELVAVIHPSAFSRRRLGGDIEQDELDVQNAAATSRVASTRCSPRLDTGPFSTDHQADSYYLEPLMPAIPKPAKEKSINLNKEEESGESHSRVGFAARKTSAPSTMQRKTHVAESNKNTFTPIESVTSSLRPPIEGSAAVNTHGFFLHSSGETNHHSPFSSQEVGLDSDSDIADLEEDEEEEDQMELAKDMIKRVRGKCLRDGGVTEFGEGEGESAKLREDMKVSERDDKEDVSGRSSPCLSTVSWASSCSASGSTSVKMTSFAERKLLKLGLRDGFSSTSSSQKTTPDGSETAPCPPWQLRSESCWLGKEPSSVSGKNMMSSSPVVPSELLQLHMQLEEQRRAIEFQKKKMETLSARQRLKLGKAAFLNIVKKGGGKSDTLPLPLKSPQDSSEGSAADKSKVKPQLCKDDSCLEALKIQARERQTGRGQTTRDNRSQDAGAEPDLTECSRSIELLNEAISSIQQQMMQLSLQQDLLIKQNVVSPPESGGSGSSTTPTTSSTSDSKSYAVVHFVDISGSNSTPARRPPKLSSSQRKASDRKQNKQNSKSASITSSIEVLGGSDSASADTEGGAESCRTERSIMRNSTFRIRDDVNQRSTREDTSPAKPQTPVISISHVFPSEAAGPDENKVTSSGKEAAGGEETTRIKSQLIEVDLSELKEPAEDGSADTTDTAEGEQKNVLGFFFKDDEKAEDEMAKRRAAFLLKQQRKAEEARLRKQQQEAESELKRDEARRKAEEERVRKEEEKARRELIKQEYLRRKQQALMEEQGLVRPRPRTKSRRNRPKSLHREESNSLSKGSTTPDLSSSHRGSTLSLATEADSVISGEAESQRAGSVCSMESFPVLSRASSRNMDRDWENGSIASSITSAEYNGPKLFKEPSSKSNKPIIINAIAHCCLAGKVNETQKNVVLEELEKCESNHLIILFRDGGCQFRAIYSYSPDTEEIIKFTGTGPRTINRKMIDKLYKYSSDRKQFTAIPAKSVSVSVDALTIHNHLWQVKRPGSARRK is encoded by the exons ATCACATCCCTGCAGATCTGCGAGACCCTTTCTACACAGACCAGTACGAGCAGGAACACATCAAGCCACCCATCATTCGCCTGCTGCTGTCTGCAGAGCTCTACTGCAGGGTGTGCGGCTTGATCCTTCACGCCGAACACGCAGCCTCACTCCAAAGTCACCTGTCGGTCATTCAGGCTCTGTCTAGGAAGGGAATCTATGTCCTGGAGACTGACAACTCACCTGTGTCTGATCTGGACCTCAGCTCAGCTCCCATCAAGATG AGCTCCCACATCCACCTTATTGATGCCCTGATGATGGCCTACACAGTGGAGATGCTCAGCATTGAGAAGGTGGTGTCCAGTGTCAAGCGCTTTTCGAACTTCAGTGCCTCCAAGGAGCTGCCTTTTGACCTGGAAGATGCCATGGTCTTTTGGATCAATAAG GTGAACATGAAGATGAGGGAAATCACAGAGAAAGAGCTGAAAATGAAGCAGCATCTGCTGGAGTCACCCAGTCACCAGAAG TCTCCCTCCAAATGGTACTGGAAGCTTGTACCT GTCCGTTACCGTAGAGATCACCTGTCAGGTCGGAATCTTCAGCACTTCCCCCTCTTGGATGACCTTTTGAAGGATGTGTGTGACGGTGCTGCACTGCTGGCTGTGATCCACTTTTACTGCCCAGAGGTCATTCGACTAGAAG ATATTTGTCTGAAGGAGGTCCCCTCCATAGCCGACAGTATATACAACATCCAGCTTCTGCAGGAGTTTTCTGATGAATATTTGAACAAATGCTTCTACCTGCAGTCTGAAGACATGCTGTATTCTCCACCAGTGCTGAAA agTAATGTGATGGTCTTCATTGCTGAGCTCTTCTGGTGGTTTGAGATTGTGAAGCCAGACTTTGTTCAGCCCAGGGACCTTCAGGAAATCAGAGATG TGAGGTTGTTGCTGCAGCCTAAGAGTTCTCGATCCCACGTACCCATCTCAAACGCCACCAAACGTAGCTTCCTGacttcatcaagctctgcagaaacccTGACCCCACCTAAGAGCCCAGATCTCAG TTCTAAACCAGGCTCATCGAGTCCATCTTTACTGCAACTGAGACAGAAACAGCAGagagtggctgaacaggacactTCAG AACTGAGAAATAGGCCCAGCTCTGTGACACGTGTGGATGGGCAGCATCAGGGTCCAGTACACGCATGGCCAGAGAGGAGGCAAAG ACCTTTATCCCAACCAGTACCTTATGCTTTACATTATCCCCTGGAGGAGGATGCAGACAGCATCAGCCTTGCTCGCTCCATCAGCAAAGACAGTTTAGCCTCCAACATCTTGAGCATAACTCCGAAGCACATGCTGGGGGCGGGCCCTCACCTGCCTCAGCACAGACTGAGCGGCCACAGCCTGCTCGGTCACATCCGTATTGAGgacgaggaggaagaaagagaggaggaggagctggtcgCTGTGATCCATCCTTCTGCATTTTCTCGCCGTCGACTTGGAGGCGACATAGAGCAGGATGAGTTGGATGTCCAGAATGCTGCCGCCACCTCTAGGGTTGCTAGTACACGTTGCTCTCCCCGCCTTGACACAGGCCCGTTTTCTACGGACCACCAGGCTGACAGCTACTATCTGGAGCCTCTAATGCCAGCCATCCCTAAACCAGCCAAAGAGAAGAGCATCAACCTGAACAAGGAGGAGGAGAGCGGTGAAAGTCACTCTCGAGTAGGATTCGCAGCAAGGAAAACCAGTGCCCCTAGCACCATGCAGAGGAAAACACATGTGGCTGAATCAAACAAAAATACCTTTACCCCCATAGAGTCAGTCACTAGCTCCCTGAGGCCGCCGATAGAGGGGTCAGCAGCTGTGAACACACATGGCTTTTTTCTTCATTCCTCAGGCGAGACAAACCACCACAGTCCTTTCTCTTCACAGGAGGTGGGGCTAGACTCTGACTCCGACATTGCAGACcttgaggaagatgaggaggaggaagatcaGATGGAGCTAGCTAAAGACATGATAAAGAGGGTCAGGGGAAAGTGCTTAAGGGACGGTGGGGTCACTGAATTTGGAGAGGGGGAAGGTGAGTCCGCCAAACTGAGAGAGGACATGAAGGTGAGTGAGCGGGACGATAAGGAGGATGTCAGCGGGCGCTCCAGTCCCTGCCTCAGTACCGTATCCTGGGCGAGCAGCTGCAGCGCCTCAGGCAGCACCAGTGTCAAGATGACCAGCTTCGCAGAAAGAAAGCTGCTCAAACTTGGCCTCCGTGATGGTTTTTCAAGTACCAGCAGCTCACAAAAGACCACACCAGATGGCTCGGAGACAGCCCCCTGCCCTCCCTGGCAACTGAGGAGTGAATCCTGCTGGTTAGGGAAAGAGCCAAGTTCTGTTTCGGGGAAAAATATGATGTCGAGTTCCCCAGTAGTGCCTTCAGAGCTGCTGCAGCTTCACATGCAGCTGGAAGAGCAAAGACGTGCGATTGAGTttcagaagaagaagatggagacTTTGTCAGCACGGCAGCGGCTGAAACTAGGGAAAGCTGCATTCTTAAACATCGTcaaaaaagggggagggaagagTGACACACTTCCCTTGCCACTGAAAAGTCCCCAAGATTCTTCAGAAGGATCAGCTGCCGATAAGAGCAAAGTAAAACCACAGTTGTGTAAGGATGACTCATGTCTGGAAGCTTTGAAGATCCAGGCTAGGGAAAGACAAACAGGAAGAGGACAGACAACCAGAGACAACAGGTCCCAGGATGCTGGAGCtgaacctgacctgactgagtgTTCCCGTTCTATAGAGCTCCTCAATGAAGCTATTAGTTCAATTCAGCAGCAGATGATGCAGCTCTCCTTACAACAAGACCTTCTGATTAAGCAGAATGTGGTCTCACCTCCAGAATCTGGAGGATCAGGCTCCAGCACAACACCGACAACATCCTCTACCTCAGACTCCAAATCTTACGCAGTTGTTCACTTCGTAGACATCAGCGGCAGCAACTCCACCCCGGCCCGCCGTCCACCGAAGCTCAGCTCCAGCCAACGCAAAGCCTCGGACCggaaacagaacaaacagaacagtAAGAGCGCAAGCATCACGTCCAGTATTGAAGTCCTCGGCGGCAGTGACAGCGCTTCTGCAGACACAGAAGGAGGCGCTGAGAGCTGTAGGACCGAGAGAAGCATCATGAGAAATAGCACCTTCAGAATCCGTGATGATGTGAACCAACGCAGCACCAGAGAGGACACCAGCCCAGCCAAGCCTCAAACACCAGTCATCTCCATCAGCCACGTATTTCCATCAGAGGCTGCAGGACCGGATGAGAACAAAGTTACTAGCTCAGGGAAAGAGGCCGCCGGTGGAGAGGAGACTACAAGGATCAAGAGTCAGCTGATTGAAGTGGACCTATCAGAGCTTAAGGAGCCAGCAGAGGACGGCAGTGCAGACACTACAGACACAGCGGAGGGCGAGCAGAAGAATGTGTTGGGCTTCTTCTTTAAG GACGACGAGAAAGCAGAGGATGAAATGGCGAAGCGTCGAGCTGCGTTCCTCCTCAAACAGCAGCGTAAAGCTGAAGAGGCGAGACTACGCAAACAGCAGCAGGAAGCTGAGAGCGAGCTAAAACGAGATGAGGCTAG GCGCAAGGCAGAGGAGGAACGTGTCcgtaaggaggaggagaaggcgaGACGGGAGCTCATCAAGCAGGAGTACCTGCGAAGAAAGCAACAAGCACTGATGGAAGAGCAGGGTCTGGTCAGGCCACGCCCCAGGACGAAATCACGCAGGAACAGGCCCAAGTCTCTGCACAGAGAGGAGTCCAACAGTCTGTCCAAAGGGTCGACCACAC CTGATCTGAGCAGCAGTCATCGAGGGTCCACGCTCTCGTTGGCCACAGAGGCGGACAGCGTCATCTCAGGAGAAGCCGAGTCACAGCG GGCTGGATCTGTGTGCTCCATGGAGTCGTTCCCTGTACTGAGCAGGGCGTCCAGCAGGAACATGGACCGGGACTGGGAGAACGGCTCCATAGCCTCCTCCATCACTTCAGCCGAGTACAACG GTCCTAAACTATTCAAGGAGCCGAGTTCCAAGTCTAACAAGCCAATCATCATCAACGCCATCGCTCACTGCTGCTTAGCTGGCAAAGTTAATGAAACCCAGAAGAATGTGGTACTAGAG GAGCTGGAAAAGTGCGAGTCCAACCACCTGATCATCCTGTTCCGTGACGGTGGATGCCAGTTCCGTGCCATTTACTCCTACTCGCCGGACACCGAGGAAATAATCAAGTTCACAGGCACGGGGCCGCGTACCATCAACCGAAAGATGATCGACAAGCTCTACAAGTACAGCTCGGACCGCAAGCAGTTCACCGCCATCCCCGCCAAGTCTGTGTCTGTCAGCGTGGACGCCCTGACCATCCACAATCACCTGTGGCAGGTCAAGAGGCCCGGCAGCGCACGGAGGAAGTGA
- the camsap1a gene encoding calmodulin-regulated spectrin-associated protein 1a isoform X1 translates to MDVEVNAGRDSTWRGAGQPGDAGGGDGGGMEVQVVPLELYDSARAKIAANLRWLFAKAYGIDHIPADLRDPFYTDQYEQEHIKPPIIRLLLSAELYCRVCGLILHAEHAASLQSHLSVIQALSRKGIYVLETDNSPVSDLDLSSAPIKMSSHIHLIDALMMAYTVEMLSIEKVVSSVKRFSNFSASKELPFDLEDAMVFWINKVNMKMREITEKELKMKQHLLESPSHQKSPSKWYWKLVPPDILHALAHCLLEPVEFSRVVRYRRDHLSGRNLQHFPLLDDLLKDVCDGAALLAVIHFYCPEVIRLEDICLKEVPSIADSIYNIQLLQEFSDEYLNKCFYLQSEDMLYSPPVLKSNVMVFIAELFWWFEIVKPDFVQPRDLQEIRDVRLLLQPKSSRSHVPISNATKRSFLTSSSSAETLTPPKSPDLSSKPGSSSPSLLQLRQKQQRVAEQDTSELRNRPSSVTRVDGQHQGPVHAWPERRQRPLSQPVPYALHYPLEEDADSISLARSISKDSLASNILSITPKHMLGAGPHLPQHRLSGHSLLGHIRIEDEEEEREEEELVAVIHPSAFSRRRLGGDIEQDELDVQNAAATSRVASTRCSPRLDTGPFSTDHQADSYYLEPLMPAIPKPAKEKSINLNKEEESGESHSRVGFAARKTSAPSTMQRKTHVAESNKNTFTPIESVTSSLRPPIEGSAAVNTHGFFLHSSGETNHHSPFSSQEVGLDSDSDIADLEEDEEEEDQMELAKDMIKRVRGKCLRDGGVTEFGEGEGESAKLREDMKVSERDDKEDVSGRSSPCLSTVSWASSCSASGSTSVKMTSFAERKLLKLGLRDGFSSTSSSQKTTPDGSETAPCPPWQLRSESCWLGKEPSSVSGKNMMSSSPVVPSELLQLHMQLEEQRRAIEFQKKKMETLSARQRLKLGKAAFLNIVKKGGGKSDTLPLPLKSPQDSSEGSAADKSKVKPQLCKDDSCLEALKIQARERQTGRGQTTRDNRSQDAGAEPDLTECSRSIELLNEAISSIQQQMMQLSLQQDLLIKQNVVSPPESGGSGSSTTPTTSSTSDSKSYAVVHFVDISGSNSTPARRPPKLSSSQRKASDRKQNKQNSKSASITSSIEVLGGSDSASADTEGGAESCRTERSIMRNSTFRIRDDVNQRSTREDTSPAKPQTPVISISHVFPSEAAGPDENKVTSSGKEAAGGEETTRIKSQLIEVDLSELKEPAEDGSADTTDTAEGEQKNVLGFFFKDDEKAEDEMAKRRAAFLLKQQRKAEEARLRKQQQEAESELKRDEARRKAEEERVRKEEEKARRELIKQEYLRRKQQALMEEQGLVRPRPRTKSRRNRPKSLHREESNSLSKGSTTRHSLKVSMLIKAQGQAANGRGADLSSSHRGSTLSLATEADSVISGEAESQRACSRAGSVCSMESFPVLSRASSRNMDRDWENGSIASSITSAEYNGPKLFKEPSSKSNKPIIINAIAHCCLAGKVNETQKNVVLEELEKCESNHLIILFRDGGCQFRAIYSYSPDTEEIIKFTGTGPRTINRKMIDKLYKYSSDRKQFTAIPAKSVSVSVDALTIHNHLWQVKRPGSARRK, encoded by the exons ATCACATCCCTGCAGATCTGCGAGACCCTTTCTACACAGACCAGTACGAGCAGGAACACATCAAGCCACCCATCATTCGCCTGCTGCTGTCTGCAGAGCTCTACTGCAGGGTGTGCGGCTTGATCCTTCACGCCGAACACGCAGCCTCACTCCAAAGTCACCTGTCGGTCATTCAGGCTCTGTCTAGGAAGGGAATCTATGTCCTGGAGACTGACAACTCACCTGTGTCTGATCTGGACCTCAGCTCAGCTCCCATCAAGATG AGCTCCCACATCCACCTTATTGATGCCCTGATGATGGCCTACACAGTGGAGATGCTCAGCATTGAGAAGGTGGTGTCCAGTGTCAAGCGCTTTTCGAACTTCAGTGCCTCCAAGGAGCTGCCTTTTGACCTGGAAGATGCCATGGTCTTTTGGATCAATAAG GTGAACATGAAGATGAGGGAAATCACAGAGAAAGAGCTGAAAATGAAGCAGCATCTGCTGGAGTCACCCAGTCACCAGAAG TCTCCCTCCAAATGGTACTGGAAGCTTGTACCT CCAGATATATTGCATGCACTGGCCCATTGCTTATTGGAGCCTGTGGAGTTCTCTCGTGTG GTCCGTTACCGTAGAGATCACCTGTCAGGTCGGAATCTTCAGCACTTCCCCCTCTTGGATGACCTTTTGAAGGATGTGTGTGACGGTGCTGCACTGCTGGCTGTGATCCACTTTTACTGCCCAGAGGTCATTCGACTAGAAG ATATTTGTCTGAAGGAGGTCCCCTCCATAGCCGACAGTATATACAACATCCAGCTTCTGCAGGAGTTTTCTGATGAATATTTGAACAAATGCTTCTACCTGCAGTCTGAAGACATGCTGTATTCTCCACCAGTGCTGAAA agTAATGTGATGGTCTTCATTGCTGAGCTCTTCTGGTGGTTTGAGATTGTGAAGCCAGACTTTGTTCAGCCCAGGGACCTTCAGGAAATCAGAGATG TGAGGTTGTTGCTGCAGCCTAAGAGTTCTCGATCCCACGTACCCATCTCAAACGCCACCAAACGTAGCTTCCTGacttcatcaagctctgcagaaacccTGACCCCACCTAAGAGCCCAGATCTCAG TTCTAAACCAGGCTCATCGAGTCCATCTTTACTGCAACTGAGACAGAAACAGCAGagagtggctgaacaggacactTCAG AACTGAGAAATAGGCCCAGCTCTGTGACACGTGTGGATGGGCAGCATCAGGGTCCAGTACACGCATGGCCAGAGAGGAGGCAAAG ACCTTTATCCCAACCAGTACCTTATGCTTTACATTATCCCCTGGAGGAGGATGCAGACAGCATCAGCCTTGCTCGCTCCATCAGCAAAGACAGTTTAGCCTCCAACATCTTGAGCATAACTCCGAAGCACATGCTGGGGGCGGGCCCTCACCTGCCTCAGCACAGACTGAGCGGCCACAGCCTGCTCGGTCACATCCGTATTGAGgacgaggaggaagaaagagaggaggaggagctggtcgCTGTGATCCATCCTTCTGCATTTTCTCGCCGTCGACTTGGAGGCGACATAGAGCAGGATGAGTTGGATGTCCAGAATGCTGCCGCCACCTCTAGGGTTGCTAGTACACGTTGCTCTCCCCGCCTTGACACAGGCCCGTTTTCTACGGACCACCAGGCTGACAGCTACTATCTGGAGCCTCTAATGCCAGCCATCCCTAAACCAGCCAAAGAGAAGAGCATCAACCTGAACAAGGAGGAGGAGAGCGGTGAAAGTCACTCTCGAGTAGGATTCGCAGCAAGGAAAACCAGTGCCCCTAGCACCATGCAGAGGAAAACACATGTGGCTGAATCAAACAAAAATACCTTTACCCCCATAGAGTCAGTCACTAGCTCCCTGAGGCCGCCGATAGAGGGGTCAGCAGCTGTGAACACACATGGCTTTTTTCTTCATTCCTCAGGCGAGACAAACCACCACAGTCCTTTCTCTTCACAGGAGGTGGGGCTAGACTCTGACTCCGACATTGCAGACcttgaggaagatgaggaggaggaagatcaGATGGAGCTAGCTAAAGACATGATAAAGAGGGTCAGGGGAAAGTGCTTAAGGGACGGTGGGGTCACTGAATTTGGAGAGGGGGAAGGTGAGTCCGCCAAACTGAGAGAGGACATGAAGGTGAGTGAGCGGGACGATAAGGAGGATGTCAGCGGGCGCTCCAGTCCCTGCCTCAGTACCGTATCCTGGGCGAGCAGCTGCAGCGCCTCAGGCAGCACCAGTGTCAAGATGACCAGCTTCGCAGAAAGAAAGCTGCTCAAACTTGGCCTCCGTGATGGTTTTTCAAGTACCAGCAGCTCACAAAAGACCACACCAGATGGCTCGGAGACAGCCCCCTGCCCTCCCTGGCAACTGAGGAGTGAATCCTGCTGGTTAGGGAAAGAGCCAAGTTCTGTTTCGGGGAAAAATATGATGTCGAGTTCCCCAGTAGTGCCTTCAGAGCTGCTGCAGCTTCACATGCAGCTGGAAGAGCAAAGACGTGCGATTGAGTttcagaagaagaagatggagacTTTGTCAGCACGGCAGCGGCTGAAACTAGGGAAAGCTGCATTCTTAAACATCGTcaaaaaagggggagggaagagTGACACACTTCCCTTGCCACTGAAAAGTCCCCAAGATTCTTCAGAAGGATCAGCTGCCGATAAGAGCAAAGTAAAACCACAGTTGTGTAAGGATGACTCATGTCTGGAAGCTTTGAAGATCCAGGCTAGGGAAAGACAAACAGGAAGAGGACAGACAACCAGAGACAACAGGTCCCAGGATGCTGGAGCtgaacctgacctgactgagtgTTCCCGTTCTATAGAGCTCCTCAATGAAGCTATTAGTTCAATTCAGCAGCAGATGATGCAGCTCTCCTTACAACAAGACCTTCTGATTAAGCAGAATGTGGTCTCACCTCCAGAATCTGGAGGATCAGGCTCCAGCACAACACCGACAACATCCTCTACCTCAGACTCCAAATCTTACGCAGTTGTTCACTTCGTAGACATCAGCGGCAGCAACTCCACCCCGGCCCGCCGTCCACCGAAGCTCAGCTCCAGCCAACGCAAAGCCTCGGACCggaaacagaacaaacagaacagtAAGAGCGCAAGCATCACGTCCAGTATTGAAGTCCTCGGCGGCAGTGACAGCGCTTCTGCAGACACAGAAGGAGGCGCTGAGAGCTGTAGGACCGAGAGAAGCATCATGAGAAATAGCACCTTCAGAATCCGTGATGATGTGAACCAACGCAGCACCAGAGAGGACACCAGCCCAGCCAAGCCTCAAACACCAGTCATCTCCATCAGCCACGTATTTCCATCAGAGGCTGCAGGACCGGATGAGAACAAAGTTACTAGCTCAGGGAAAGAGGCCGCCGGTGGAGAGGAGACTACAAGGATCAAGAGTCAGCTGATTGAAGTGGACCTATCAGAGCTTAAGGAGCCAGCAGAGGACGGCAGTGCAGACACTACAGACACAGCGGAGGGCGAGCAGAAGAATGTGTTGGGCTTCTTCTTTAAG GACGACGAGAAAGCAGAGGATGAAATGGCGAAGCGTCGAGCTGCGTTCCTCCTCAAACAGCAGCGTAAAGCTGAAGAGGCGAGACTACGCAAACAGCAGCAGGAAGCTGAGAGCGAGCTAAAACGAGATGAGGCTAG GCGCAAGGCAGAGGAGGAACGTGTCcgtaaggaggaggagaaggcgaGACGGGAGCTCATCAAGCAGGAGTACCTGCGAAGAAAGCAACAAGCACTGATGGAAGAGCAGGGTCTGGTCAGGCCACGCCCCAGGACGAAATCACGCAGGAACAGGCCCAAGTCTCTGCACAGAGAGGAGTCCAACAGTCTGTCCAAAGGGTCGACCACAC GTCATTCTCTGAAGGTGTCCATGCTGATCAAAGCCCAGGGCCAAGCAGCAAACGGCAGGGGAG CTGATCTGAGCAGCAGTCATCGAGGGTCCACGCTCTCGTTGGCCACAGAGGCGGACAGCGTCATCTCAGGAGAAGCCGAGTCACAGCG TGCATGTTCCAGGGCTGGATCTGTGTGCTCCATGGAGTCGTTCCCTGTACTGAGCAGGGCGTCCAGCAGGAACATGGACCGGGACTGGGAGAACGGCTCCATAGCCTCCTCCATCACTTCAGCCGAGTACAACG GTCCTAAACTATTCAAGGAGCCGAGTTCCAAGTCTAACAAGCCAATCATCATCAACGCCATCGCTCACTGCTGCTTAGCTGGCAAAGTTAATGAAACCCAGAAGAATGTGGTACTAGAG GAGCTGGAAAAGTGCGAGTCCAACCACCTGATCATCCTGTTCCGTGACGGTGGATGCCAGTTCCGTGCCATTTACTCCTACTCGCCGGACACCGAGGAAATAATCAAGTTCACAGGCACGGGGCCGCGTACCATCAACCGAAAGATGATCGACAAGCTCTACAAGTACAGCTCGGACCGCAAGCAGTTCACCGCCATCCCCGCCAAGTCTGTGTCTGTCAGCGTGGACGCCCTGACCATCCACAATCACCTGTGGCAGGTCAAGAGGCCCGGCAGCGCACGGAGGAAGTGA